The DNA sequence ATGGGCTATGGGTGACCGGCTTCCGGTACGGGCCACCGGAACAGGCGGGCGGCAGCGCCGGGTAGATGAAATATACGGCAATATTTACGACCATTTTGCGATAGAATATGAATATGCCGACGGGGCAAAGGGAATCCATTTTTGCCGCCAGCAGGCCGGCACCACCGGCCGCAATACGGTAGAAGTTGCCGGCACGCTGGGAAATGCCAACTTCATGATCGGCCGCGAGCATGTAATTACCGGCAAGAACCCCTGGAAGTACGAAGGAGAAAACAATAATATGTTCCAGGCGGAACACGATGAGCTTTTCGCTTCGATCCGCAGCGGCAAACCTGTGAACGACGGCGAATGGATGGCGAACAGCACGATGCTTGCCATCTTAGGAAAGATGGTCGGGTACAGCGGCCAGTCCATCACGCTGGAAGAAGCCTTTAATTCGGAGCTAGCTATCGGCCCGAAACTGGAGGAGTATGATTGGGACCTCGTTTGGGAAACTCAGCCGGTTGCTGTGCCGGGCATTACAAAAGTACTTTAACTGTGTAAAAAGCACTTTAGAATTCAACAATTGTCGATCAAATGCGAACAAGACTAGTAATATTTTTCCTTGCCGTCTTTGCTGCGGGGCCGCATGATTCGCTCTATGCCCAGTCAACGATTTCCTTTGGAACCGTAACGAAGCCGGACTGGGAACGGGCCGATCTGAAGGGGGAACCCGCATCCATCAAATGGATCAACGTCAACACCAACCCGGATACCTGGAAGCTGAAAAAGGATGTGCTGGTTTGTTCCGGAGAGCCCATTGGCGTAATGCGGTCGGAAAAGCAGTACGAGAATTTCATACTTCATGTTGAATGGAGGCATATGGAAGCAGGCGGGAACTCCGGCATCTTTGTATGGAGCGACGCCCTGCCGGGCAAGGAAAACCGGCTCCCGGGCGGCGTTGAAGTGCAAATGCTGGAGCTGGACTGGGTAAACCAGCACAAACGCGACGGTGTTACGCCGCCCATCGCCTACGTTCATGGCGAACTTTTCGGCGTTGGCGGCGTCACTACAGTACCTGATAACCCCAGGGGAACCCGCAGCAAATCCGTTGAAAACCGGTGCAAGGGCAAGGGCGAATGGAACACCTACGACGTGGTTTGCGTGGACGGCGTGATCAAGCTATCCGTTAACGGCAAGTTCGTCAATGGCATCAGCCAGTCAACGATCAAGAAAGGCTATCTCTGCCTCGAGTCGGAAGGCGCTGAAATAGAGTTCCGCAACCTGAGATTGGTGGAACTGCCGCCGGGAGTAACGACAACGGCCCAAACCGCTCCTTTGGCGCGGTAGCTGCTGTACCGGCAGATGGACTACGTGAGCCAGCGCAAGCCCCAAACCGCTCCTGTAGCACGGTAGCTGCCCGGCCGGCCGCATTATGCAGCGGGCATGCCTTGAGCGTCGGCCTGCCGCTCTGAAGGGAAAGGATTTTGCGACCGCAGCCAGTAGCTGCTTTTGCATATAGCTGTTTTGCATAAAAATTTAAAAAAAAGAAGATTAACGATGAATATCCGAAAGTCAATTCCTGCTTTTATACTGACGATCTGTTTCCTGATTTTTTTCCAGCCCCCTGCGGCTTTTTCGCAGGCGGGTGAATTCGACCCTTATACCCAGGACCTGGCCAATGTTAAAACCGGGATTGACATGGTACCCATACAGGCAGGTGAGTTTACCATGGGCAGCCCGGCCGATGAACCCGGACGAAAACCAGATGAAGGCCCGGCGATCCAGGTGAAGCTGGACCCCTTCTGGATGTCGGCAAAAGAGATCCCATGGGACGTGTACGAACTCTTTATTTTCGAATCGGGCGATGTGACGAAACCTGTTGATGAAGCAGCCGGCGCTGACGCCGTTACCCGGCCGACGCCTCCTTACCTGGACATGACCTTCGGTATGGGCAAAGAAGGCCATCCCGCGGTAGGCATGACGCAATACAACGCCATTCAGTTCTGTAAATGGCTTTACACCCGCACCGGCGTATTTTACCGCCTTCCCACGGAAGCAGAATGGGAATATGCCTGCCGCGCAGGCTCAGCCAGCGCTTACTTTTTCGGCCAGGAGGCGTCCGCCCTTGACGAATACGCCTGGTATGCGGCTAATAGCAGCGGGGAAACCCATCCGGTTGGCAGCAAAAAGCCGAATCCCTGGG is a window from the Anseongella ginsenosidimutans genome containing:
- a CDS encoding formylglycine-generating enzyme family protein, which produces MNIRKSIPAFILTICFLIFFQPPAAFSQAGEFDPYTQDLANVKTGIDMVPIQAGEFTMGSPADEPGRKPDEGPAIQVKLDPFWMSAKEIPWDVYELFIFESGDVTKPVDEAAGADAVTRPTPPYLDMTFGMGKEGHPAVGMTQYNAIQFCKWLYTRTGVFYRLPTEAEWEYACRAGSASAYFFGQEASALDEYAWYAANSSGETHPVGSKKPNPWGLYDMYGNASEWTIDQYVPDFYKQAGKKTVENPVAEATELYPHSVRGGSFEDEAAELRSANRQKSDPSWKAMDPQTPKSNWWFPSTPFIGVRIVRPLNPPSKEEIAAYYNVEPIPEY
- a CDS encoding 3-keto-disaccharide hydrolase, with translation MRTRLVIFFLAVFAAGPHDSLYAQSTISFGTVTKPDWERADLKGEPASIKWINVNTNPDTWKLKKDVLVCSGEPIGVMRSEKQYENFILHVEWRHMEAGGNSGIFVWSDALPGKENRLPGGVEVQMLELDWVNQHKRDGVTPPIAYVHGELFGVGGVTTVPDNPRGTRSKSVENRCKGKGEWNTYDVVCVDGVIKLSVNGKFVNGISQSTIKKGYLCLESEGAEIEFRNLRLVELPPGVTTTAQTAPLAR